A genomic window from Spirochaetota bacterium includes:
- a CDS encoding YifB family Mg chelatase-like AAA ATPase, with protein sequence MYTMLYSGGILGIEGYRVSIEVNVSTGMPRFEVVGLPDQAVTEARERVIAAVVNTGGYFPAQRVVINLAPASVRKFGSFYDTAFALGVMLATNQADVSLDLTKTAVFGELALNGNVRPVRGLFPMLLSLAERGFTHAVVPEANMPEAEAVRGLTVFPVRTLADAAAAIGGRAPGIVSSGGTLSDVRTDHHIDFSDVKGQESVKRAAKIAAAGGHNFMMIGPPGCGKTLIAKRITTILPALSLPEALEVTKVYSIAGLLKPGKAMMNERPFRAPHHTASYPSIVGGGQMPRPGEISLAHNGVLFLDEFSEFEPSVLQTLREPMEERAVTITRATGSARFPANFILVAASNPCSCGYHGDAMKVCVCSERSRQRFRSYLAGPVIDRIDIIMEVRRVPYETLSSASASETSTSMRDEVERARALQCERFTATRGVYCNAMMGVRQVSEHCALDAAGRELMRRAVDKLGFTARSHDKILRVARTIADLAGAASIDASHVSEAIQYRTYDAGR encoded by the coding sequence ATGTATACCATGCTCTATTCAGGCGGCATTCTCGGTATCGAAGGATATCGGGTGTCCATTGAAGTGAATGTTTCGACGGGAATGCCGCGGTTCGAGGTGGTGGGGCTCCCCGATCAGGCGGTTACCGAGGCTCGTGAACGTGTCATTGCGGCCGTGGTCAATACCGGCGGCTATTTCCCGGCCCAGCGGGTGGTGATAAACCTTGCGCCGGCGAGCGTGCGTAAATTCGGGTCGTTCTACGATACCGCGTTCGCGCTCGGCGTCATGCTTGCGACAAATCAGGCGGATGTATCGCTCGATCTGACGAAGACCGCTGTGTTCGGGGAGCTCGCCTTGAACGGCAATGTACGCCCGGTACGCGGCCTATTTCCGATGCTGCTCTCGCTCGCTGAGCGCGGTTTTACGCATGCCGTTGTGCCCGAAGCGAATATGCCCGAAGCGGAGGCGGTGCGCGGGCTTACGGTGTTCCCGGTGCGTACGCTCGCGGATGCCGCCGCCGCCATCGGCGGAAGAGCGCCCGGCATTGTATCATCCGGCGGTACGCTGAGCGATGTTCGTACGGACCATCATATCGATTTTTCGGACGTCAAAGGACAGGAAAGCGTCAAGCGTGCGGCGAAGATAGCCGCTGCGGGCGGGCATAATTTTATGATGATAGGCCCTCCCGGCTGCGGCAAAACACTTATCGCGAAACGGATAACGACGATACTCCCGGCGCTCAGCTTACCCGAGGCGCTTGAGGTCACGAAGGTATATTCCATCGCGGGGCTGCTCAAGCCGGGAAAGGCGATGATGAACGAACGCCCGTTCCGCGCACCGCATCATACGGCGTCATACCCGAGCATTGTCGGCGGAGGGCAGATGCCGCGTCCCGGCGAGATATCCCTTGCGCATAACGGTGTTCTGTTCCTCGATGAGTTCAGTGAATTCGAGCCGTCGGTGCTGCAGACGCTTCGCGAACCGATGGAGGAGCGTGCGGTGACCATAACACGCGCCACCGGCAGTGCGCGTTTCCCGGCGAATTTCATCCTTGTCGCAGCATCCAATCCGTGCAGCTGCGGTTATCACGGCGATGCTATGAAAGTATGCGTGTGCTCCGAGCGGTCGCGTCAGCGGTTCCGTTCGTATCTTGCAGGGCCTGTCATCGACCGCATCGATATCATCATGGAGGTCAGGCGCGTGCCGTATGAGACGCTCTCATCCGCATCAGCGTCCGAGACATCGACTTCGATGCGCGATGAAGTGGAGCGGGCACGGGCGCTCCAGTGCGAACGCTTTACTGCGACGCGCGGTGTGTACTGCAATGCCATGATGGGCGTGCGTCAGGTGTCCGAACATTGTGCACTTGATGCCGCCGGACGCGAGCTCATGCGCCGCGCTGTCGATAAGCTCGGTTTTACCGCCCGCTCGCACGATAAGATACTGCGCGTGGCGCGCACCATCGCCGATCTCGCCGGCGCCGCTTCCATCGATGCCTCCCATGTGAGCGAGGCGATACAATACCGTACCTATGATGCGGGCAGATAG
- a CDS encoding GxxExxY protein, which yields MPQTNFITEKIIGCAIAVHREFGPGVLESVYENSLCVEFDDTGIRYAKQCIVPAFYKHINVGNYRVDLLVEDKIIVEIKAVEVLLPIHEAQIIHYLKLTKKRIGLIMNFNVCRLADGIRRFAV from the coding sequence ATGCCGCAGACGAATTTCATCACTGAAAAGATAATCGGTTGTGCAATAGCGGTGCATAGAGAGTTTGGGCCAGGGGTGCTCGAAAGCGTTTATGAAAATTCACTTTGCGTTGAATTTGACGATACCGGAATACGTTACGCGAAGCAATGCATTGTCCCTGCATTCTATAAGCATATTAATGTCGGAAACTACAGGGTCGACCTACTTGTTGAGGATAAAATCATTGTTGAGATAAAGGCGGTCGAGGTGCTGCTTCCTATTCACGAAGCACAGATCATTCATTATCTCAAATTGACAAAAAAGAGAATTGGACTGATAATGAATTTCAATGTGTGTCGACTTGCTGACGGAATACGGAGATTTGCAGTATGA
- a CDS encoding nucleoside triphosphate pyrophosphatase, with the protein MRVVLASQSRQRTALLDQIGIEHIVYPVDVDEERYFAEPKRYRTTIRALALAKAKAASAHCKDALVIGADTVVYSQGRIYGKPSDADDARMTLRSLSGRKHIVATGVGVIDTESGVERTAVAESEVYFNRLTCADIEWYLMSGEPMERAGAYAIQGRGAVLIRKIAGSYSNIVGLPLELVVSMLRSLGYALEGDRR; encoded by the coding sequence ATGAGGGTTGTGCTCGCCTCGCAGTCACGACAGCGTACGGCGCTTCTCGATCAGATCGGCATAGAACACATCGTGTACCCCGTCGACGTCGATGAAGAACGTTATTTCGCCGAGCCGAAGAGATACCGAACAACGATACGTGCACTCGCTCTGGCAAAAGCGAAAGCGGCAAGCGCTCATTGCAAGGATGCACTTGTCATCGGCGCGGACACGGTCGTTTATTCTCAGGGCAGGATATATGGAAAGCCGAGCGATGCCGACGATGCTCGCATGACGCTGCGATCGCTCTCGGGAAGAAAGCATATCGTTGCTACCGGTGTCGGCGTCATCGATACGGAGAGCGGTGTTGAGCGTACGGCGGTCGCTGAAAGCGAAGTGTATTTCAATAGATTGACATGCGCTGATATAGAGTGGTATCTGATGAGCGGCGAACCGATGGAGCGCGCCGGTGCGTATGCGATACAGGGCCGCGGGGCAGTGCTCATAAGAAAAATAGCCGGATCATATTCGAATATCGTCGGGCTGCCGCTTGAGCTCGTGGTATCGATGCTTCGCTCCCTCGGATATGCGCTTGAGGGCGATCGACGCTAG
- the panB gene encoding 3-methyl-2-oxobutanoate hydroxymethyltransferase, whose protein sequence is MPEHTPEHLLADAVKVTAPLILAAKGRSRIGALTAYDYQIARILDRAGTDIILIGDSLETVLRGAPTTLTATMPQMLYHCSLVKPAVQRALIAMDMPFGSFHLSESASVKNAIRAVRAGAEAVKIEGGGRSRHIKAIVESEIPVIAHIGLTPQSVHRMGGYKKQRARDMLLADAEAVAAAGAFAVVLEVIEPSIAAEITSTIGIPTIGIGSGSDCDGQILVINDLIGLLHKPSPSFAKQYAAVGETISQAASRYISDVRSNTF, encoded by the coding sequence ATGCCGGAGCACACACCAGAGCACCTGCTCGCTGATGCCGTGAAAGTGACCGCACCGCTCATCCTTGCGGCGAAGGGGAGATCGCGCATCGGTGCGCTCACCGCCTATGATTATCAGATCGCGCGCATACTCGACAGGGCGGGCACGGATATCATACTCATCGGGGATTCGCTCGAAACCGTGCTCCGCGGTGCGCCCACGACGCTCACCGCAACCATGCCGCAGATGCTCTATCATTGCTCACTGGTGAAGCCGGCGGTACAACGCGCGCTCATCGCTATGGACATGCCCTTCGGGAGCTTTCATCTCTCGGAGAGCGCATCGGTAAAGAACGCGATACGCGCCGTGCGTGCCGGGGCCGAAGCGGTCAAGATCGAAGGCGGCGGCCGTTCCCGCCATATAAAGGCCATTGTTGAAAGCGAGATACCGGTCATCGCGCATATCGGTCTTACGCCGCAGTCGGTGCACCGCATGGGCGGGTACAAGAAACAGCGCGCCCGCGATATGCTGCTCGCCGATGCGGAAGCGGTCGCTGCCGCAGGGGCGTTCGCAGTAGTGCTCGAGGTCATCGAACCGTCGATAGCCGCCGAGATAACGAGCACGATCGGCATACCGACGATAGGCATCGGGAGCGGGAGCGACTGTGACGGCCAGATACTCGTCATCAACGATCTGATCGGGCTTCTCCACAAGCCGTCCCCGTCGTTCGCAAAACAGTACGCTGCGGTGGGCGAAACGATCTCACAGGCGGCATCCCGCTACATCAGCGACGTTCGCAGCAATACGTTCTAG
- a CDS encoding HD domain-containing phosphohydrolase yields the protein MTAYHLYYSGIFTERALRSAIGDRSIIIEPLSSAKKIETPAVVFTDYKTFLRRGARIRKAGVRVIIFDTGRPAVDEKRISAAHVHAVLPHRARPVMLAKAYESACTALTLALSAEHSEKKLTQISSELRELNHIGIALSAENDVTRLLNLILVKSKEMTSADAGSLFIVEENASGGYLRFKLSDNDSSKANYTEFAMPINKKSIAGYVALTGETLVIDDVYQLPATVEYTFNRSFDESTKYYSKSMMVSPLTNNKGKVVGVIQLVNRKRTKRAVLSKEEDFKREVIPFDRSSRDLIQSLASQATVAFENAKLYESIHTIFEHFVKASVTAIEARDPTTSGHSNRVAEYSIALARAVGDHDRGPYASIRFSETQYREIRYASLLHDFGKVGVREHVLTKANKLYPADFEIIKGRYEYVRAALEREFLRKKLETAMAIPDTAERSRTFEQLEKAYEEERTRVKRYFEAVEQANVPHVTDKPIGAEIAEVAGYHYCTNEGDQCPFLTQNEVLALSVERGSLTQSERSEIETHVTHTYKFLTQIPWTDDLRNIPEIAYKHHEKLNGSGYPNKVGSVEIPVQSRIMTIADIFDALTARDRPYKKAVDLTRSLTILDEEVERGNLDAELYMIFRQQEIYNLVNKLI from the coding sequence ATGACGGCATATCACCTCTATTATTCCGGTATCTTCACCGAGCGGGCACTGCGGTCCGCGATCGGGGACAGAAGCATCATCATCGAACCGCTCTCCTCGGCAAAAAAGATCGAGACGCCGGCGGTCGTCTTCACCGATTACAAGACCTTCCTCCGCAGAGGGGCGCGCATACGGAAAGCGGGCGTCCGTGTCATCATTTTTGATACGGGCCGGCCCGCCGTCGATGAAAAAAGGATATCCGCAGCACATGTCCATGCGGTATTGCCGCACCGAGCACGGCCGGTCATGCTCGCCAAGGCATATGAAAGCGCATGCACGGCCCTCACGCTCGCCCTATCGGCGGAACACAGCGAGAAAAAGCTCACGCAGATAAGCAGCGAACTCCGGGAGCTCAATCACATCGGCATAGCGCTCTCCGCGGAGAACGATGTAACACGTCTTCTGAACCTCATCCTTGTCAAAAGCAAGGAGATGACGAGCGCCGACGCAGGGAGCCTCTTCATCGTGGAAGAGAACGCGAGCGGCGGGTATCTGCGTTTCAAGCTGTCGGATAACGATTCATCCAAAGCGAACTATACCGAATTCGCCATGCCCATCAACAAGAAAAGCATTGCGGGTTATGTAGCGCTCACCGGGGAAACGCTCGTCATCGACGATGTGTACCAATTGCCTGCCACGGTCGAATACACGTTCAACCGCTCATTCGATGAATCAACCAAATATTATTCGAAATCGATGATGGTATCCCCCTTAACGAACAATAAAGGGAAAGTTGTCGGCGTCATTCAGCTCGTCAACCGCAAGCGCACGAAGCGCGCCGTCCTTTCGAAGGAAGAGGATTTCAAGCGGGAGGTCATTCCCTTCGACCGTTCATCGCGCGACCTTATCCAATCCCTCGCCTCACAGGCGACGGTAGCCTTCGAGAACGCGAAGCTCTACGAGAGCATACACACGATATTCGAACATTTCGTGAAAGCGAGCGTTACCGCCATCGAAGCCCGCGACCCGACCACATCGGGTCATTCCAATCGCGTCGCCGAATACAGCATAGCCCTCGCCCGTGCGGTGGGCGATCACGACCGCGGGCCGTATGCGAGCATACGGTTCTCCGAGACGCAGTACCGCGAGATACGCTACGCATCGCTCCTGCACGATTTCGGCAAGGTCGGCGTGCGCGAGCATGTGCTCACGAAAGCGAACAAGCTCTATCCCGCGGATTTCGAGATAATCAAAGGCAGATACGAATACGTGCGCGCGGCACTTGAACGCGAATTCCTCCGCAAAAAACTCGAAACGGCGATGGCGATACCCGATACCGCCGAACGCTCACGGACGTTCGAACAGCTCGAGAAGGCCTATGAGGAGGAACGCACGCGTGTGAAGCGGTACTTCGAAGCGGTCGAGCAGGCCAATGTACCGCATGTGACCGATAAACCCATCGGGGCGGAGATCGCGGAAGTAGCGGGGTATCATTACTGCACCAATGAGGGCGATCAGTGTCCGTTCCTCACACAGAACGAGGTTCTTGCGCTCAGCGTCGAGCGCGGCAGCCTCACACAGTCCGAACGCAGCGAGATAGAGACGCATGTGACGCACACCTATAAATTCCTCACGCAGATACCCTGGACGGACGATCTCAGGAACATCCCGGAGATAGCCTACAAGCACCACGAAAAGCTCAACGGCTCAGGGTATCCGAACAAGGTGGGCTCCGTTGAGATACCCGTACAGTCGCGCATCATGACCATCGCTGACATCTTCGATGCGCTCACCGCGCGGGACCGTCCATACAAGAAAGCGGTCGATCTCACCCGATCGCTCACCATCCTCGATGAGGAGGTTGAGCGCGGCAATCTCGACGCGGAGCTTTATATGATATTCAGGCAGCAAGAGATATACAATCTCGTCAACAAACTCATCTGA
- a CDS encoding PAS domain S-box protein yields MRRRCLPLQDRLPSLALRHSMPYNGTMSPEIKRDVAPFGEVTGAHGAHSSEDTITFIADLARELMDAVSLDEVYRRTALAVYRISGALHVLVSGYDRETRKLAFTAMAGMCTFDDLIPSAGADIRTLRIAPAELGAVAIASAGSGILTRLDGLYDLFVGKLPRAACNELERSTGMKAVYSIGICWDGRIFGNIALLFGNDLPPRTEMIEAMARIASVAMRRMLGEEERVHEQRIIAEVSRVLVSASTLDEMYTAIGPTLRRESGAEYLFVSGYDAVTGRTTMRHSEGFSDIIQSLIAMVGRHPRDIAPKRDELGEPIASAYDTGRFVRIPGGLYELSGKSIPKGIVSAAGRILGVRDIYGMGFSWDGKAHGVVTFFYREGSAPRNIAFVETLIQLVTMAVRRRIAEEERLSDEESFRRLVEHAPSAVFICVGAVFAYVNEAAVGLFGAASKNDLIGSAYLERIHPDSRAMMREHIRGLEERRSPVHNTEVNYVTMSDARIIAEISAVPFAYGSVDGMLVFASNVTQRKRHERELVSQRELLQTLAYFQRDLLLLDTVGIIRSAAKFLAGSGGIAAVILIDDERGIAHMGMQGERYDRIDHVLGELDGSSIDSVARSRAPLYLRDIDAGSVTNGIEAGLYRDHSLRAAMYMPIVYEQQCLGVLAVFSRTAGGITDEAQSILPILSSTTALALRKADLYDAVKRSEAWYRTLIERSPEAVIIYNVTTNAVIDCNENAIRLFGYSCKEQAMSTDDPSVPDHFLRAFINEQYRVICEGGQASSDFTIKNAAGTPVPVEARVVSLPPRDSGIVRISIIDVSDRVRLEEERRRTTQSVMQNDKMKALGELATGMAHEITQPLTGISLATQLIHLKLTEGGSDPQMLKGKLNDIADYVQRIKSIIEHVRMFARDRSGDVPCDFSCARAVANALSLVGAQYRSNGVELTNSVMDESVLIHGNIYEFEQVVLNVLANAKYAVDEREKYEKQGYKKRIALSCSAAGQAVLEVHDNGIGIKAEHRDKIFDPFFTTKPVDKGSGLGLAFSFGIIRDMGGTITCDSSEGEYTVMRITVPCRAGMNA; encoded by the coding sequence ATGCGTCGTAGATGTCTTCCGCTGCAGGATAGACTTCCGAGCCTTGCACTGCGACATTCGATGCCGTATAATGGAACGATGTCGCCGGAGATAAAACGTGATGTCGCCCCTTTCGGGGAAGTGACGGGTGCGCACGGGGCTCATTCTTCGGAGGATACCATCACCTTCATCGCCGATCTCGCCCGCGAGCTCATGGACGCGGTCTCCCTTGACGAGGTGTATCGCCGCACCGCGCTCGCGGTGTACCGTATTTCCGGTGCTCTGCACGTGCTCGTGAGCGGGTATGACCGTGAGACGAGAAAGCTCGCGTTCACCGCAATGGCCGGTATGTGTACGTTCGATGACCTTATTCCCTCCGCAGGGGCCGATATCAGGACGCTTCGGATAGCGCCTGCGGAACTCGGCGCCGTTGCCATCGCCTCCGCGGGAAGCGGCATATTGACGCGCCTTGACGGGCTTTACGATCTCTTCGTGGGTAAACTGCCGCGCGCAGCGTGCAATGAACTTGAACGCAGTACGGGCATGAAAGCGGTCTATTCCATCGGCATATGCTGGGATGGCCGCATATTCGGGAACATCGCGCTTCTGTTCGGGAACGATCTGCCCCCGCGTACCGAGATGATCGAAGCGATGGCGCGTATCGCCTCCGTCGCGATGCGGAGGATGCTCGGTGAGGAAGAGCGTGTTCATGAGCAGCGCATCATCGCCGAAGTTTCGCGCGTTCTCGTGAGTGCATCGACCCTCGATGAGATGTACACCGCGATAGGGCCGACGCTTCGCCGTGAGTCCGGTGCCGAATATCTTTTCGTGAGCGGTTATGATGCAGTCACCGGCCGCACGACGATGCGCCACTCCGAGGGCTTCAGCGATATCATACAATCACTGATCGCCATGGTCGGAAGGCATCCGCGCGATATCGCGCCCAAGCGGGATGAGCTCGGTGAACCGATCGCTTCCGCGTATGACACCGGACGTTTCGTGCGCATCCCGGGAGGGCTGTATGAGCTTTCCGGGAAGTCGATACCGAAAGGCATAGTCTCTGCTGCAGGCCGCATCCTCGGCGTGCGGGATATTTACGGCATGGGCTTTTCCTGGGACGGGAAGGCGCACGGGGTGGTGACCTTTTTTTACCGCGAGGGGAGTGCGCCGAGGAATATCGCGTTCGTGGAAACACTGATACAGCTCGTTACCATGGCGGTGCGAAGGCGCATCGCCGAGGAGGAGCGCCTTTCCGACGAGGAGTCGTTCCGCCGTCTCGTCGAGCACGCACCGAGCGCGGTGTTCATCTGCGTCGGCGCGGTGTTCGCTTACGTGAACGAAGCGGCGGTCGGGCTTTTCGGCGCGGCGTCGAAGAACGATCTCATCGGTTCCGCATATCTCGAACGTATCCATCCGGATTCCCGTGCGATGATGCGGGAGCATATCCGCGGACTAGAGGAGCGCCGCAGTCCGGTCCACAATACGGAAGTGAACTATGTAACGATGAGCGATGCACGGATCATCGCGGAGATATCGGCAGTGCCGTTCGCGTACGGCAGCGTCGACGGCATGCTCGTGTTCGCCTCGAACGTCACCCAACGCAAACGGCATGAGCGTGAGCTTGTCTCGCAGCGCGAGCTCCTTCAGACCCTCGCATATTTTCAGCGCGATCTCCTGCTCCTCGATACGGTCGGGATAATCCGCAGTGCGGCGAAATTCCTCGCCGGATCCGGCGGTATCGCCGCCGTCATCCTCATCGATGATGAACGCGGCATCGCGCACATGGGCATGCAGGGTGAGCGATACGACCGCATCGATCATGTCCTCGGGGAGCTCGATGGGTCGTCCATCGACTCGGTCGCGAGGAGCCGCGCTCCGCTGTATCTCCGGGATATCGACGCGGGATCGGTCACGAACGGCATCGAGGCCGGACTGTACCGCGATCATTCGCTGCGCGCGGCGATGTATATGCCCATAGTGTATGAACAGCAATGCCTCGGCGTGCTCGCGGTGTTCTCACGAACGGCAGGCGGCATCACTGATGAGGCGCAGAGCATACTCCCCATCCTGTCGTCCACCACGGCGCTTGCGCTCAGAAAAGCGGACCTGTACGATGCGGTGAAACGCAGCGAGGCGTGGTATCGAACGCTCATCGAACGTTCGCCGGAAGCGGTTATCATCTACAACGTGACGACGAACGCGGTCATCGACTGCAATGAGAACGCCATTCGCCTGTTCGGGTATTCATGCAAGGAACAGGCGATGAGCACCGATGATCCGTCCGTGCCGGACCATTTCCTCCGGGCGTTCATCAACGAGCAGTACCGCGTCATCTGCGAGGGCGGACAGGCCTCCTCCGATTTCACGATCAAGAACGCGGCGGGAACGCCCGTGCCCGTTGAGGCTCGAGTCGTGAGCCTGCCGCCGCGGGACAGCGGTATCGTACGCATCAGCATCATCGATGTGAGCGACCGCGTACGGCTCGAAGAGGAGCGGCGGAGGACCACGCAGTCGGTCATGCAGAACGACAAGATGAAGGCGCTCGGGGAACTTGCCACCGGCATGGCGCATGAGATAACGCAGCCGTTGACGGGCATATCGCTCGCTACACAGCTCATCCATCTGAAGCTGACGGAGGGGGGCTCCGATCCGCAGATGCTCAAGGGGAAATTGAACGACATCGCCGATTATGTGCAGCGGATAAAGTCCATCATCGAGCATGTGCGTATGTTCGCGCGCGATCGGTCCGGCGATGTTCCGTGCGATTTCAGCTGTGCACGGGCGGTAGCGAACGCGCTATCGCTCGTCGGCGCGCAGTATCGAAGTAACGGCGTTGAGCTGACGAACAGCGTCATGGACGAGAGCGTGCTGATACACGGCAATATCTACGAGTTCGAACAGGTGGTCCTCAACGTACTTGCGAACGCGAAATACGCTGTTGATGAGCGCGAGAAATACGAGAAGCAGGGATATAAAAAGCGCATCGCTCTCTCCTGTTCGGCAGCGGGGCAGGCGGTGCTCGAGGTGCATGATAATGGCATCGGCATCAAGGCGGAACATCGGGATAAGATATTCGATCCGTTCTTCACGACGAAACCGGTCGATAAAGGCTCCGGGCTCGGGCTTGCCTTCAGCTTCGGCATCATCAGGGATATGGGCGGCACCATCACTTGCGACAGCAGCGAGGGTGAATACACGGTGATGCGGATAACCGTACCCTGCCGAGCGGGGATGAACGCATGA
- a CDS encoding sigma-54 dependent transcriptional regulator → MKGLSVLVLDDEAIVRREIREFLSAYGYDVHEAALPSEAFAFLSRERVDVMLLDVRLPEVDGIAVLARMKTEWPSVEVIMMSGHGDMDTTIAALRGGAFDFFKKPLDGLEIRSSIERTKRYLALSGRIRTLEGTYASLSDDVVKFAGSIIGESTAIRAVIDRTLRAAASDDTPVLITGESGSGKELIARVIHYASTRKENAFYPVNCPAIPDTLIESELFGAVRGAYTGAEDRAGCFETAHGGTLFLDEIGDMPLEAQAKMLRVIEEKKVRRVGGTREIPVNVRVVCATNKDVKALIAKGKFREDLFYRLSTVEILLPSLRERKEDIPMLARHYAGYFARKLNREKIELDDGALRTLAAYHFPGNVRELKNIIERAIILCDGDMLSEHHFPLDAAQKAQAVAETLNLETLERTAIECALQRSSYSKTRAAELLGITIFALSRKMEKFGITVEKKI, encoded by the coding sequence ATGAAAGGCCTGTCGGTACTCGTGCTCGATGATGAAGCGATAGTACGCCGCGAGATACGGGAATTCCTTTCGGCATACGGTTATGACGTCCATGAAGCGGCGCTTCCCTCGGAGGCGTTCGCGTTCCTATCCCGTGAGCGCGTCGATGTCATGCTCCTCGATGTGCGTCTTCCCGAGGTCGACGGCATCGCCGTACTTGCCCGTATGAAGACCGAGTGGCCATCGGTCGAGGTCATCATGATGAGCGGTCACGGCGATATGGACACCACGATAGCGGCGCTCCGCGGCGGGGCGTTCGATTTTTTCAAGAAACCGCTCGACGGACTTGAGATACGAAGTTCCATCGAACGTACCAAGCGATATCTCGCGCTTTCCGGCCGCATACGAACGCTCGAGGGAACGTATGCATCGCTTTCCGACGATGTGGTGAAATTCGCGGGGAGCATCATCGGTGAAAGCACCGCCATCCGCGCGGTCATCGACAGGACGCTCAGGGCCGCGGCAAGCGACGATACGCCGGTGCTCATCACCGGCGAGAGCGGCAGCGGGAAAGAGCTCATCGCTCGTGTCATCCATTATGCGAGCACACGCAAGGAGAACGCCTTCTATCCGGTCAACTGCCCGGCGATACCCGATACGCTCATCGAGAGCGAGCTCTTCGGTGCGGTGCGCGGTGCGTATACCGGGGCGGAGGACCGTGCCGGCTGCTTTGAGACGGCCCACGGCGGAACGCTCTTCCTCGACGAGATAGGCGATATGCCGCTCGAGGCGCAGGCGAAGATGCTGCGTGTCATCGAGGAGAAAAAGGTGCGCCGTGTCGGCGGGACGCGGGAGATCCCGGTGAACGTGCGCGTGGTCTGCGCGACGAACAAGGATGTGAAGGCGCTCATCGCGAAGGGGAAATTCCGCGAGGATCTTTTCTATCGATTGAGCACCGTGGAGATACTGCTGCCCTCGCTGCGCGAAAGGAAGGAGGATATCCCCATGCTCGCGCGGCACTACGCGGGATATTTCGCCAGGAAGCTCAATCGGGAAAAGATCGAGCTCGATGACGGCGCGCTTCGGACGCTGGCGGCATATCATTTCCCGGGGAATGTCCGTGAGCTCAAGAACATCATCGAGCGCGCGATAATACTCTGCGACGGCGACATGCTCAGCGAACATCATTTTCCGCTCGATGCGGCACAGAAAGCGCAGGCGGTCGCCGAGACACTTAACCTCGAGACGCTTGAACGCACCGCGATAGAATGCGCATTACAGCGCTCATCGTACAGCAAGACCAGGGCGGCAGAACTTCTCGGCATAACCATTTTTGCGCTGAGCAGGAAAATGGAGAAATTCGGGATAACGGTCGAGAAGAAGATATGA
- a CDS encoding AraC family transcriptional regulator — protein MSSIMRNNENAIAAERRGMHVPYDVAVKAAAHPIGRGLLIKNAGYAKQWRGHDTARDGIDEYILIYCIDGKGFFEFGGTRHLISADTALVCFPAYPHWYGADEKDPWTIYWAHFTGRDASELCALSSLTIDTPVGHTGMRASMIGTFNELLSSFDEGASVARAIYAATCLRKIFTTIAIAPKASRADITDVIAHMKAHLDTDVTLAELSSLAGLSKYHFLRRFRSKTGYAPLDFFQRLRVERACELLTASRGKIAEIAREVGYEDPYYFSRVFSRVMGVSPRDYRRRAG, from the coding sequence ATGTCATCCATTATGAGGAACAATGAGAATGCTATCGCCGCTGAAAGGCGCGGCATGCATGTCCCCTACGATGTTGCGGTAAAGGCGGCCGCTCATCCCATCGGGCGCGGGCTTTTGATAAAGAACGCGGGATATGCGAAGCAATGGCGCGGGCACGACACGGCGCGTGACGGCATCGATGAGTACATACTTATCTACTGCATCGACGGGAAGGGGTTCTTTGAATTCGGCGGTACGCGGCATCTCATTTCGGCGGATACCGCGCTGGTATGTTTTCCCGCATACCCGCACTGGTACGGCGCCGACGAGAAGGACCCGTGGACGATATACTGGGCGCATTTCACCGGGCGCGATGCATCCGAGCTTTGCGCGCTTTCATCGCTCACCATCGATACACCCGTTGGGCACACCGGCATGCGCGCATCGATGATCGGTACGTTCAATGAACTGCTCTCGTCATTCGACGAAGGGGCGAGCGTTGCGCGAGCCATCTATGCAGCGACCTGCCTTCGGAAGATATTCACCACCATTGCGATAGCGCCGAAGGCGTCCCGTGCCGACATCACCGATGTCATTGCGCATATGAAAGCGCATCTGGATACGGATGTCACACTAGCCGAGCTGTCCTCGCTTGCCGGACTGTCGAAATACCATTTTCTCCGTCGGTTCAGGTCAAAGACCGGCTATGCACCGCTCGATTTCTTCCAGCGCCTGCGCGTCGAACGTGCCTGCGAACTTTTGACCGCATCGCGGGGGAAGATAGCCGAGATAGCGCGCGAGGTCGGCTATGAAGATCCATACTACTTCTCACGGGTGTTCTCCCGCGTCATGGGTGTGTCGCCACGGGATTATCGGAGACGGGCGGGGTGA